The Rhododendron vialii isolate Sample 1 chromosome 5a, ASM3025357v1 genome contains a region encoding:
- the LOC131326999 gene encoding putative F-box/kelch-repeat protein At3g17570, producing MAGGRSNEARAQTHVPIEIEIEILSRLPVKSLLRFKSVCKAWYALIKSPDFISQHLTQSTLNPSLLVSTVGPHYYPSLLHSNYPFDEHTNLRFPFLTNWRDIHIVGNCNGLFCFYYKEYCPLILCNPATRDFRKIPNDVWWHISNVAFGFGLHPSANDYELIRILTWECFNPAGKFFVQVDIYEMGSDNWRRIEDTMPSFSGEECDDAVEFYEI from the coding sequence atgGCGGGTGGCCGATCTAATGAAGCAAGGGCGCAAACCCATGTGCCCATTGAAATAGAGATTGAGATCTTATCAAGACTGCCCGTGAAATCTCTCCTCCGATTCAAATCCGTGTGCAAAGCCTGGTACGCTCTCATCAAAAGCCCTGATTTCATTTCCCAACACCTAACCCAGTCCACACTCAACCCCTCTCTCCTTGTATCCACTGTCGGCCCTCATTACTACCCGTCCTTACTGCACTCGAACTATCCATTTGATGAACACACAAATCTTCGTTTCCCTTTCTTGACTAACTGGAGAGATATCCACATTGTGGGTAATTGTAATggcttattttgtttttactacAAGGAATATTGTCCTCTGATTCTTTGCAACCCCGCGACCAGAGACTTTCGCAAAATTCCCAATGATGTATGGTGGCATATTTCGAATGTTGCTTTTGGGTTTGGTTTACATCCCAGTGCTAATGATTACGAGTTGATTAGGATTTTGACTTGGGAGTGTTTTAACCCTGCCGGGAAATTCTTTGTCCAAGTAGACATTTACGAAATGGGCAGTGATAACTGGAGACGAATTGAAGATACGATGCCTTCCTTTTCCGGTGAGGAGTGTGATGATGCTGTGGAATTCTATGAGATTTAG